From Quercus lobata isolate SW786 chromosome 1, ValleyOak3.0 Primary Assembly, whole genome shotgun sequence, one genomic window encodes:
- the LOC115979711 gene encoding subtilisin-like protease SBT4.15 → MVPIRMLTLFLLATQLYWSFTHGSSDQVRKAYIVYLGEAPPLRSNAVVHQHNLLSSVIKDESIAQQARIHSYTKSFNAFAANLLPNEVQKLKENENVVSVFPSKVRKLHTTRSWDYLRMPLSIKRNLQIESNIIVGVLDTGVYMGAPSFNDKGVGPPPSKWKGRCQVVGKFTGCNNKVIGATFYNNDPKFPQRKPSPLDVDGHGSHTSSTIAGATVAGASLYGLGKGTARGGVPSARIAMYKVCWPEGCSDIDLLAGLDDAIDDGIDVLSISIGEGSSGFFDDPIAIGAFHAMKKGIFTACSAGNSGPYVYTVQNTAPWIMTVGAASMDMEFRTPIKLGNGKENAGLSINTFTPNKKMYPLTSAAIAANSTLSPGSSPWYCDQGKLDQKKVNGKIVVCKEAANETYIKSLGGIGVLISVIGKIDTSFTTIIPEAIIDFSFGNTTLTYVNSTKVPQAIIYKSKRVPNAAAPFVASFSSRGPTILTSTILKPDIVAPGIDILAAYSKLASLTGSPDDNRFDVYNIISGTSMSCPHVAAAAAYVKSFHPDWSPSAIKSALMTTATEMKVKDGLAELAYGAGQIDPTNALRPGLIYDLSTLDYISFLCNEGYTGTNLNLFTEDKTNCSSVPKFGGYDSLNYPTLYYQYDDPNSTISAIYYRTVTNVGFRNSTYKATVTAPKNLTVTIVPNKLSFTQLHQKKSFKVTLKAPPQFLQTFQYTHRSASLEWSDGTHRVKSPILISLSLPR, encoded by the exons ATGGTTCCAATTCGTATGCTCACCCTCTTCCTTCTGGCTACGCAGCTTTATTGGTCATTCACTCATGGTTCTAGTGACCAAGTTAGAAAG GCGTACATTGTGTATTTGGGAGAGGCACCGCCGTTAAGAAGCAATGCTGTTGTTCATCAACACAACTTACTTTCTTCAGTAATTAAAGA TGAGAGTATTGCCCAACAAGCTAGAATACATAGCTACACCAAGAGTTTTAATGCATTTGCAGCAAACCTATTGCCAAATGAAGTTCAAAAACTTAAAG AGAACGAAAATGTGGTGTCAGTATTTCCTAGCAAAGTACGAAAACTTCATACAACAAGATCATGGGATTACTTAAGAATGCCTCTCTCAATAAAGAGAAATCTTCAAATTGAAAGTAATATTATTGTTGGAGTATTAGATACAG GAGTTTATATGGGTGCTCCAAGTTTTAATGACAAAGGAGTAGGACCTCCTCCATCAAAATGGAAGGGTAGATGCCAAGTAGTAGGCAAGTTTACCGGCTGCAACAA CAAGGTAATAGGTGCAACTTTCTACAACAACGACCCCAAATTTCCCCAAAGAAAGCCATCCCCACTAGATGTTGACGGCCACGGCTCTCACACTTCATCCACCATAGCAGGTGCCACAGTAGCAGGCGCAAGCTTGTACGGTTTAGGCAAAGGCACAGCTCGAGGTGGGGTTCCATCAGCACGCATTGCAATGTACAAGGTGTGTTGGCCCGAAGGTTGCAGTGATATAGACCTTCTGGCTGGATTGGATGATGCCATTGATGACGGAATTGACGTGCTATCAATATCTATCGGTGAGGGTTCAAGTGGCTTCTTTGACGATCCCATTGCGATCGGTGCCTTTCATGCAATGAAGAAGGGGATTTTCACAGCATGTTCAGCGGGAAATAGCGGCCCATATGTGTATACAGTGCAGAACACAGCTCCTTGGATAATGACTGTTGGTGCTGCTAGCATGGATATGGAGTTTAGGACTCCGATTAAACTTGGAAATGGCAAGGAAAATGCT GGACTCTCCATCAACACATTTACACCAAATAAGAAGATGTACCCTCTAACCAGCGCGGCAATAGCAGCCAATAGTACTTTATCGCCAGGTTCATCTCCCTG GTATTGTGATCAAGGGAAGCTAGACCAGAAAAAAGTCAATGGAAAGATTGTGGTATGCAAAGAAGCAGCAAATGAAACTTACATCAAGTCTTTGGGTGGGATCGGGGTGTTGATATCTGTCATAGGGAAGATAGATACGAGCTTTACAACTATCATCCCTGAAGCCATTATTGATTTTAGTTTTGGTAACACAACTCTTACATATGTCAACTCAACCAA AGTCCCTCAGGCTATCATATACAAGTCCAAAAGAGTTCCCAATGCTGCTGCACCCTTTGTGGCTTCCTTTTCATCTCGAGGTCCGACCATACTCACTAGCACAATACTTAAG CCGGATATAGTGGCACCTGGGATAGATATACTTGCTGCTTACTCTAAACTTGCATCATTGACTGGAAGTCCTGATGACAATCGGTTTGATGTATATAATATAATCTCTGGAACTTCAATGTCTTGCCCTCATGTGGCTGCTGCCGCTGCCTATGTCAAATCATTCCACCCTGATTGGTCTCCTTCTGCAATCAAATCGGCCCTAATGACAACTG CAACTGAAATGAAAGTCAAGGATGGCCTTGCTGAATTAGCCTATGGTGCTGGCCAAATTGACCCGACTAACGCACTGCGGCCTGGTTTGATCTATGACTTGTCAACGTTGGACTACATCAGCTTCCTATGTAATGAGGGCTACACTGGGACAAATCTAAATTTGTTCACTGAAGATAAAACCAATTGCTCAAGTGTCCCTAAATTTGGAGGATATGATTCCCTAAATTACCCAACATTGTATTATCAGTATGATGACCCTAACTCTACTATATCAGCCATCTATTATAGGACAGTTACAAATGTGGGCTTTAGAAATTCTACATACAAGGCAACTGTCACGGCACCGAAGAATCTCACGGTCACTATTGTTCCAAACAAACTATCTTTTACTCAGTTGCACCAGAAAAAATCTTTCAAGGTTACGCTAAAGGCGCCACCACAATTCCTCCAAACTTTCCAATATACCCATCGATCAGCATCATTGGAATGGAGTGATGGTACACATAGAGTTAAGAGTCCCATATTGATTTCGCTATCTCTACCACGATAG
- the LOC115995257 gene encoding putative nuclease HARBI1 has protein sequence MTAAIRTLAYGVSADFMDEYIRIGETTAIKSLKIFVKAVVSIFSEEYLRSPNNNDIARLLVVGQHRGFPGMLGSIDCMHWKWKNCPSKWKGQYIGHTRDPTIILEIVASYELWIWHAFFGLPGSHNDINVLERSSVFFELAEGRASPVNYSINGNNYSMGYYLANGIYPSWATFVKTIPAPQDRKRQHFASAQEAVRKDVERVFGVLQARFAIVRGPARFFHLETLKDIMMACIILHNMIVEDEQHTYLGANDFDYDQINDNGPEPVSHNPTCNLMQFIERHNSIRDRGIHSQLQADLVEHLWQLQGQS, from the coding sequence ATGACCGCTGCAATCAGAACGCTTGCTTATGGAGTGTCGGCTGATTTCATGGATGAATACATAAGGATTGGAGAAACCACTGCAATAAAAAgcttaaaaatatttgttaaagCGGTAGTTTCAATCTTTTCTGAAGAGTACTTGAGGTCACCAAACAACAATGACATTGCAAGGTTGTTAGTAGTTGGCCAACATCGTGGATTTCCAGGAATGCTAGGGAGCATCGACTGCATGCATTGGAAATGGAAGAACTGTCCAAGTAAGTGGAAAGGTCAATATATTGGTCATACACGTGATCCAACAATAATTTTGGAAATCGTGGCGTCGTATGAACTTTGGATATGGCATGCATTTTTTGGGTTACCAGGGTCTCACAATGACATCAATGTCCTAGAGCGGTCTTCTGTATTTTTTGAGCTTGCTGAAGGGCGTGCTTCTCCGGTTAATTACTCGATAAATGGTAATAACTATTCGATGGGGTACTATCTTGCAAATGGTATATATCCATCATGGGCAACATTTGTCAAAACAATTCCAGCACCACAAGACCGTAAAAGACAACATTTTGCTTCCGCACAAGAGGCAGTCAGGAAGGATGTCGAACGTGTATTTGGAGTACTTCAAGCACGATTTGCAATTGTGCGTGGGCCTGCACGTTTTTTCCATCTTGAAACGCTTAAGGACATTATGATGGCATGTATAATATTGCATAATATGATCGTTGAAGATGAGCAACATACTTACCTTGGAGCAAATGACTTTGATTATGATCAAATCAACGATAATGGACCCGAACCAGTATCACATAATCCCACTTGTAACCTTATGCAGTTCATTGAACGTCATAATTCCATTAGAGATAGAGGAATTCATTCTCAACTTCAAGCAGATCTCGTTGAGCATCTATGGCAACTACAAGGCCAGTCGTAG
- the LOC115995250 gene encoding glutathione S-transferase T3-like, which translates to MDSQNQNPFFLDILQDNEQGFESFDSSNLMSTPHSDVNVHQSPPQVEMGQSITPIAKKSTTKRGQRGINFTIDEDIKLVSAWLNVSLDAVTLTDQKHTTFWERIWSTFHNDKKFNRTKDSLNSQWPKIQRETNKFCGCLAQIENRNESGKTEYDKIEDAKAMYQINCKNAFQFEHCWRILRNEAKWLILRDSLKACTRQPATRPATQPATQPFASSINVDEDNEEMNSGETL; encoded by the exons ATGGactcacaaaatcaaaatcccttCTTCCTTGACATTTTACAAGACAATGAACAaggttttgagtcttttgacagCAGTAATTTGATGTCCACTCCACATTCAGACGTCAATGTCCATCAATCTCCACCCCAAGTTGAAATGGGACAATCTATAACCCCCATtgcaaaaaaatcaactactaAGAGAGGTCAACGGGGAATCAACTTCACCATAGATGAAGACATTAAGCTAGTGTCGGCGTGGCTCAATGTTAGCTTAGATGCCGTGACATTGACGGACCAAAAACACACAACATTTTGGGAGAGAATTTGGTCTACCTTCCACAATGACAAGAAATTTAACCGCACTAAGGATTCTTTAAATAGTCAGTGGCCAAAAATTCAAAGGGAGACCAACAAGTTCTGTGGATGCTTGGCCCAAATTGAGAACCGGAATGAAAGCGGTAAAACTGAGTATGACAAG aTTGAAGATGCAAAAGCTATGTATCAAATTAATTGCAAAAATGCATTTCAATTTGAGCATTGTTGGAGAATTTTGAGGAATGAAGCTAAGTGGTTGATTCTAAGAGATAGTTTGAAGGCCTGCACAAGACAACCAGCCACACGACCAGCCACACAACCAGCCACACAACCCTTTGCAAGCTCAATAAATGTAGATGAAGATAATGAAGAGATGAACTCCGGCGAAACCTTATAG